Part of the Triticum aestivum cultivar Chinese Spring chromosome 4D, IWGSC CS RefSeq v2.1, whole genome shotgun sequence genome is shown below.
acactgcttcctaagaagacggatgctgtgagaattgagcagttcaggccgatctgcctactcaatgttagttttaaaatattcaccaaggtcgggactaataggctcacacagattgcgcattctgtggtgcagcactcccaaactgccttcatgccggacaggaacatccttgaaggggtggttgtccttcatgaaacgctccatgaaatccactccaAGAAGTTAGATGGTgtcatttttaaggtggatttcgagaaagcgtatgataaggttaaatggccatttctccagcaggcattgcgtatgaaaggttttgatgaagcctggcgacgccaggttgaatcatttacgcaaaaagggagtgtgggaattaaagtgaatgacgatattggtcattacttccagacacataaaggccttagacaaggagatccgatgtcccctatcttgtttaacattgtggttgatatgttagccatcttgattggaagggctaaggagaatggtcaagtgggtggcttggtacctcatctggttgatggaggtgtatccatccttcagtacgctgatgatacaatcatctttatggagcatgacctggccaaggcgagaaatatgaagctggtgttatgcctcttcgaacaattgaccgggttaaaaattaactttcataagagcgagctgttctgctttggtagagccaaagacgaacaggaggcttataggcaattgtttgggtgcgacttgggggaattacctttctcttacctaggtattccaatccaccatagaaagctgaccaatagagaatggaagtgcatcgaagaccggtttgagaagaaactgagttgctggaagggcaagctcatgtcatatggaggccgattaattctgattaattcggtgctcacgagtatgcctatgtttctcttatcgttctttcaagtcccagtaggtgttaggaaaagactggacttttatcgatcgcgtttcttctggcagggtgatgatctaaaaagaaaatacagacttgcaaaatgggatatcatctgtagaccgaaagaccaagggggtcttggtattgagaatcttgaagttaagaacagatgtcttcttagcaagtggctgtggaagctttcttttgagactgatgccatgtgggcacaaatccttcgcagcaagtacctacagacaaagtccttgtcccaggtcacagtcaggccaactgactcgcctttctggaaaggcctgatgaaagtcaaacaatctttgtttaataggacaaaggttgtcattggcaacggcgctagtacacgcttctgggaggatacttggctcggcgagacacccttggccattcaatatccgtctttatatcgcattgttcaacgacgtgaggttttcgttgctacggtgtttcaatccatcccccttaatattcagttcagacggtcgttagtgggcaatcgttgggaagattggctccgtctagttcggagactaatggatgtccatctttctcaacaacccgatgaattacgctggaaactgactaggtctggagtattcacggttaaatcaatgtatattgatgtaattaattcgagctccattcctacctccaaacatgtttgggctgtcaaagttcccttgaagataaaagtgtttatgtggtttgtccataaacaggttattttaaccaaggataacttgattaagcgtaattggacaggacctacaaggtgtagcttctgtgatcgggacgagacgatcgagcatctcttttttgattgcccgtttgccagagtactttggcggacggttcacattgcttttaatattactccatcgaattctgtcactacgttatttgagacatggctcactgggattgagcctgaattagcgagacatattcgtgttggagtttgcgctttgttgtggactatctggacttgcagaaatgacttggtttttaacagaacatcacgtattcactttttgcaggttattttccgagccacggctgtgatccgttcatggtcgctactcactccgatggaggccagggagcatttggttactggatttatccgctgggagatggtagctcgggatatcttcaaccggtttggatggcggtcatgtaataggatatgcaattagtttacctatctatttttagccagccggttgtggcgtcttaccttggctagtctgtgtgtccagcctctgtagctctgtgtgagctgtctttttattacttttcagtcggagactttggaaccttgttggaaccttttatttctttaataagatggccgtatgcatcactctgatgcagaggccggggagatccccttttcgaaaaaaaatcagGACTCACGAGAACCTACGTGGACGTGGACACACACTGACTTAGTTAACCATCTAACGGCGCACCAAGCCCTTTCCTTCCGGCCACGGGCACCGCTGTGCCGCCACTCGCGACGCCGTCAAGAGCAcggtgaggcggcggggccggagATGACCCGCCGACGCCATGATGATgcccctcgccgccgtcgtcgcccgcgTCGCAGTAGCCCTTGAGCATGTCCCCCTCCTCCGGGGTGAACCCGATGACGGACAGCATGAGGTCGGCGGCCCAGCAGCGCTGCTCGATGACGCAGATGGCGCGGCAGCACCCGGGCCCCAGGTACGCCTCGCCGTTGAGGAAGAACAGGATGATCTCCCCCGTGCACGACTTGACGTCAAGCAGCGTCGGCGAGGTCGGTGGCCCGGACGAACGTCGTCGCAGCCGCAGACGcgttggcggcgacggcgagcagcaCCAGGAGGGTGGGGAggagagaggtggaagaagccaTGATCTTAGGTCGACTCTAGCTAGTGCTACCGAGTGAGGCGGCTGACGTACTTAGAGCATGTCTAGTAgtaccctcaaaccctcaaaaatAACCGCTTTTTTACAGGTTGAAACAAAAAaacgcaaagactagaacccttTAACCCCTAAACCTGTAAACAATTTTAAGGGTTAGAGCCCGGGTCGCTCTCTCAGCCTCTAAAAATGAGGGTTGGAGAGGGGAAACAACCCCAACCTCTATTTGTCCGTTGCGCGCGCGGGAGGGAAAAATCAGGTTCGTCGCCTGCTTCCTCCCTTGCCCCGCCCGTCGCCCCGCCCCcaatcgccgccggccgccgcgcgccaTGGAGCCGCCGCCCGCCCCCGTCCTCACGCCCGCCTCCTCCCTTGCCCCGCCCGTCGCCCCGCCCCCAATCGCCGCCTCCGCGACGCCCACGTCGGCCCAGCAGCCGCCCGTCCCGAGCCAGGCGCAGGCCGCGTCGGTGGTGGCCGCCACCCACGTCCTCGGCGCCAAGCGGCGGCGTGCTGGCCAGCACGTCGTCCCTCCGCAGCCCGCAGTCGCCCTGGCCcccgcctcctccctcgccccgccgcagccgcccaccACCAAGCGCCATCGGAAGACGTCGTCGGTTGGGCCGAAGGGTGCTGCGGTGGCCAAGCTCGCCGCGGAAGGGACCCCGGTCGTGAAGAGGACCACCTCCCGGACGAAGACCGCGCCCGCGCCCCCAATCGCCGACCCTCCGCCCGTCGTGCACgaggtgctcgacggaatgcccgAGGTGCTCGACGGAATATTCCgttataagggttgggtttgagggttctagtatttgcccctgtttttcaacccttaaaagtgtcaaaaaatggcacttctcaacccttaaaactgctttaaggatttgagagtttgagggttctactagtaatgctcttataATGGCGAGCGAGCAGTAACGTCAGTTAAGCGAAAAGGCTTTACGAGAACGTGGAAGTTCAAACGAGTCAATCAAATTATCTTAATTAATCAGTAATGCGTCGCCCCCTCCTCTCCTTCGTACGTTACTCTATCCCCAGAAAATTAATCGGGACGTGATCCCCTCATTTCCAGTTAACGCTCATCTCCCCCCAAAAATCCCTTTCTTTCCTGGTACTCTACAACGTACGAGTTTTCACAACTTCAGAGTACTGTATTTAGTAGTACTAGTTTTGACAGTGCCCCAAGACTTTTGAGTTACCACATGCTACATGAGACACATAGACACGTCTTGAAGGCCCTCTAAAGAAAAGAAATCTTGGAGGCTCAAATCGAGCATCGAATTCATTGGGCAGCTACATCAGACTAAACTGTAAATGCAAACCGAAACTAGTATCCACAGCACGGCAAATGTTGGGTGAAAGGAAGTGGCAGCAGAAGCGCGAATTGCAAGAGCAAAGAGGCAATTATCGACGGATGGATCAACGGTGGTTATCAAACCTAGGCCATTGAAGCTGCAGCTCTCCTCACTCTGATCATGCTGCTGGTAGTAACTGTTGAAGGCAAATGACACATTTCCAGGCCAGCCAAGACCTGCACAGGAGCAACCAGTGGACAGAGCGGTGCAGTCGGCATTGGAGCAAGCGGCAGAGAAACTGGAAGAAACATTGGATAAGTCTTTGTTGTTGTCCACCACGCACCATTTCGATGGAAGGTAGTCCACATCCAGAGCATTCTTGAGCGCCATAGGGCCTTGACCCAAGTTGACATGATACTTTGCTTGGCCGTCAAACGTAAAAATGCCATAGTGCCTGTCATAACTTCCGGTTGCTATACTGTGTTGATCTTCGTCTAAAAGGCTGTAGAGGTATGTCTCAGTTGGAGCAAATTTTGGGCGAAGTGGAGTCCCAGATTTTCTCGCCAGGTGGTTGACCAGGCCTGTCATGAAGGATTGAGCAATAGCCGAAGTTGCGTTCACAGCTCCATCTGTTGGCCATCCTGCTCTCCCAACAATGATGTCCATATCGCTGAATCCAGCTTTAGTTAGAGCAGTAACCAGAGCATCTATGCTCGCATCGAAGTAGTTGTCATACTTGTTATGACCATCACTTATTGGACGTGACATTAGTTGGAAAAGGTAATAGTCCAATGAAATATTTTTCTTCTGCTGAAAGCTCAAAATAGGATTCAGCTCGACCATAAACGGTGAGCTATGATTTGCAAGAAATGGGAGGAGCTCAACCATGGTTTTGTTAACATCTGGCCTGAAGTAAGCTTTCGAAGGCAGAGTTGATGTGTTTTGGTACGCATCAGAGCTACAAGGCACAACTACTTTCATCTTGCTGGATAACTTTGCATCATCCAATGCCCGTTGAATATTCGCTGCTGCACGAACCACAAAAGGTTGAAACTGCTGCCCGTGATTAAGAAGAAATGGATCATCTCCAACAGCAATAAACCTACAAATTACATTACTCGTCAATATAAAAACTTATAATATAAAAAAACGCAAATTGTGAAATGTAAcatcaatgcaaacatgaaacaGAAGAAATTAAGCATTATTGCCAAACAGATCGCCTGCCTTGAATCCAGATTTAACCTCACCTAGACTGCAATATAGTCTCTTTAACAGCCATATTACCCTACACTTCGCTACTATTAATTCAGATTTGATACAAACATACAAAACACATTTGATTAATGCAGAAGAATCTCTGCTACTTAACCCAGAAAAGAAAGGAAGAATGCTCGGCCAGAAGCTATCAACAGAAGACGTACAGTCAAGTTTTGTAACAGAAAATTACAGATCTATGCGTAAACTACCCGCTGAAGTTTGTTGCTCTTCAAAAAATATATTCCATCCCCAAATATTCAGGACAATTTGATAGGATCTAGCTGTGCTATACATGAATACATCCAATTTTTCACATTGTTAACTAGGTCCAGGCAAGTTCCTTTTACCATTTTTGGTTCACCAAGAGGAATCCATCACATGTCAGAGGATCTAAAACTTTGCAGAGTATAAACACCTACTAGCACGTCGGTAATTGACATTTGTTGAGTGTTTCATAGATCATACTTGTTTGTTCCATGAAAAAAAAGACCTTGAGGACTTGAGGCACCTAGAAGAAAATTCCAGTGCACTACTGCAATATAGACATATCAACATATTGAAGTCAACCAATGGACTTAACTAAAGCAGCGTCTTCCACCTTCAGATCAGATGGTCAACCGTCAACATTATTAAGTATATTGGTTTTGAGCATGTCAGCATGCATGATTGGCAAATCCAGTGGATACAAATTGACTAATCGCATCATCCGGTGCCAATAGAGCCTATAATATTTCTAATTATAGCAACGGGGTAATTTGGTCAGCTTGAGGCATAATTTAGATTTGATTTATTCAGTCAACTAGTATCATACAGTAACTATCTAACGAATACGCCTTGGCCCCTTCGCATTTCATGATATATGATCAGTAAAATATGTCGGAAAGAAGAGAAAAGGATCAGCGAAACACTAAAAGGGAAGGAAACTGCGGACGAAGGGAAGAAGGGGATGCGGCTCTTACTCGAACAGTACGCCGGAGGCGTAGCGGGTGACATTGTCGTGGACCCAGGCGGCGGCTGCCTTCCTGGAGGAGGCGAGGGGGCGGAGCAGCTCGTTCGGGACCCCGACGGTAACGGCGATGCGGGTGCCGGCAAGGGCGGTCAGCGCGTCGGGCGAGGCGGCGGAGAGGCGCACGCGAGGGACGGAGTTGGGGAGGAGGAGGTCACGCACGACCTGCGCCGCCGGGAGCGGGTGGGATGCCGCGAAGCCCCAGTTCACGCCcaccgcggcggccggcggcggcgcaacGGCGACGGCGAGGAAAAGGAGAAGCGGGAGCGCAGGTGCCCTTGGCCGCAGCGGGTGGCGGCGCCGCATTGCCTGCTGTTCCGTGTACACACCGTTGCGGTGCTGCCGCCTCCTAAATTTAATTTCTCTAGCGGTTTACACTACAACCCCAAACTTCAATTTGGTTCAAAATGCTTAAAGTTTTCTTTTCCGGTAAGCAGGGTTTTATTCTAAAATTATAGGGTTACAGTCAAAAGTAAGAGTTCCCCAATACTCTATGTACCCGTATAATATTCATATAATAGTGTTACATTTGTTGTGATTGTAAGCTGCCCTATTTTG
Proteins encoded:
- the LOC123099990 gene encoding glucan endo-1,3-beta-glucosidase 9 isoform X1 — protein: MRRRHPLRPRAPALPLLLFLAVAVAPPPAAAVGVNWGFAASHPLPAAQVVRDLLLPNSVPRVRLSAASPDALTALAGTRIAVTVGVPNELLRPLASSRKAAAAWVHDNVTRYASGVLFEFIAVGDDPFLLNHGQQFQPFVVRAAANIQRALDDAKLSSKMKVVVPCSSDAYQNTSTLPSKAYFRPDVNKTMVELLPFLANHSSPFMVELNPILSFQQKKNISLDYYLFQLMSRPISDGHNKYDNYFDASIDALVTALTKAGFSDMDIIVGRAGWPTDGAVNATSAIAQSFMTGLVNHLARKSGTPLRPKFAPTETYLYSLLDEDQHSIATGSYDRHYGIFTFDGQAKYHVNLGQGPMALKNALDVDYLPSKWCVVDNNKDLSNVSSSFSAACSNADCTALSTGCSCAGLGWPGNVSFAFNSYYQQHDQSEESCSFNGLGLITTVDPSVDNCLFALAIRASAATSFHPTFAVLWILVSVCIYSLV
- the LOC123099990 gene encoding glucan endo-1,3-beta-glucosidase 9 isoform X2, yielding MRRRHPLRPRAPALPLLLFLAVAVAPPPAAAVGVNWGFAASHPLPAAQVVRDLLLPNSVPRVRLSAASPDALTALAGTRIAVTVGVPNELLRPLASSRKAAAAWVHDNVTRYASGVLFEFIAVGDDPFLLNHGQQFQPFVVRAAANIQRALDDAKLSSKMKVVVPCSSDAYQNTSTLPSKAYFRPDVNKTMVELLPFLANHSSPFMVELNPILSFQQKKNISLDYYLFQLMSRPISDGHNKYDNYFDASIDALVTALTKAGFSDMDIIVGRAGWPTDGAVNATSAIAQSFMTGLVNHLARKSGTPLRPKFAPTETYLYSLLDEDQHSIATGSYDRHYGIFTFDGQAKYHVNLGQGPMALKNALDVDYLPSKWSWLAWKCVICLQQLLPAA